A window of Lysobacter terrestris contains these coding sequences:
- a CDS encoding MFS transporter, whose product MADSLAPAAPATVARTPAPDAVRAILFALALGGFAIGTSEFAAMGLMPDMARDLAVNEPQVGHAISAYALGVVVGAPLLALLGARLRRRPLLLALMAFYALGNLASALAPGYASLLLFRFIAGLPHGAYFGVAALVAASVSPPEQRGVAVSRPLLGLAIALLVGNPLVTWLGQSLSWRYAFGVVAALALLTVAMVARTLPVDPAEPRADPLRELRDFNTAPVWLTLGIGAIGFAGMFCVFSYLAPTMIHVTGTPEAWTPFALAAFGVGGLLGNLLGGKVFDRFGFRGAALLLVWSTLVLLAFPLAARSIYSLIPAVIAVGTMGALASVLQAHLIDVAGSAQTLAAASNHSAFNAANALGPWLGGMAITAGWGWTATGYVGAATAVGGLLVYALARRVEGRRERLQAAFDCA is encoded by the coding sequence ATGGCGGATTCCCTCGCCCCGGCCGCACCGGCCACCGTCGCGCGCACGCCCGCTCCGGACGCGGTGCGGGCGATCCTGTTCGCCCTGGCCCTGGGCGGCTTCGCCATCGGCACCAGCGAGTTCGCCGCGATGGGGCTGATGCCGGACATGGCGCGCGACCTGGCGGTGAACGAACCCCAGGTCGGCCACGCGATCAGCGCCTATGCGCTGGGGGTGGTGGTCGGCGCGCCGCTGCTCGCGCTGCTCGGCGCGCGCCTGCGCCGGCGGCCGCTGCTGCTGGCGCTGATGGCGTTCTACGCGCTCGGCAACCTGGCCAGCGCGTTGGCGCCCGGCTACGCCTCGCTGCTGCTGTTCCGCTTCATTGCCGGGCTGCCGCACGGCGCGTACTTCGGCGTGGCGGCGCTGGTGGCCGCGTCGGTGAGCCCGCCGGAGCAGCGCGGCGTCGCCGTGAGCCGGCCGCTGCTGGGCCTGGCGATCGCGCTGCTGGTCGGCAATCCGCTGGTGACCTGGCTCGGCCAGTCGCTGTCGTGGCGTTACGCGTTCGGCGTGGTCGCGGCGCTGGCGCTGCTCACCGTGGCGATGGTGGCGCGCACGCTGCCTGTCGATCCCGCCGAGCCGCGCGCGGATCCGCTGCGCGAGCTGCGCGACTTCAACACCGCGCCGGTGTGGCTGACCCTGGGCATCGGCGCAATTGGTTTTGCCGGCATGTTCTGCGTCTTCAGCTACCTCGCGCCGACGATGATCCACGTCACCGGCACGCCCGAGGCGTGGACGCCGTTCGCGCTGGCCGCGTTCGGCGTCGGCGGGCTGCTCGGCAACCTGCTCGGCGGCAAGGTGTTCGACCGCTTCGGTTTCCGCGGCGCCGCGCTGTTGCTGGTGTGGTCGACGCTGGTGCTGCTGGCGTTCCCGCTGGCGGCGCGCTCGATCTACAGCCTGATCCCGGCGGTGATCGCGGTCGGCACGATGGGCGCGCTCGCGTCCGTCTTGCAGGCGCACCTGATCGACGTGGCGGGCAGCGCGCAGACCCTCGCCGCCGCTTCCAACCATTCCGCGTTCAACGCGGCCAACGCGCTGGGGCCGTGGCTCGGTGGCATGGCGATCACCGCGGGCTGGGGCTGGACTGCGACGGGTTACGTCGGCGCGGCGACGGCGGTCGGCGGGCTGCTGGTGTACGCGCTGGCGCGTCGGGTCGAAGGGCGGCGCGAGCGCCTGCAGGCGGCGTTCGATTGCGCCTGA